In the genome of Hirundo rustica isolate bHirRus1 chromosome 16, bHirRus1.pri.v3, whole genome shotgun sequence, the window GCGGCGGGCGCTGCACAACGCGGAAGTGCCGGTGCGGCCGGGGCGATGGCGGCgcccggcggccgcgggggcCCGGGCTGGGGGGTCCCGGTCCCGCCCGGGGGCGTCCCGGCCCCGGCCCTCTGAGGGGTCCCGCTCGCGGCCCTCTGACGGGTCTCCGCCCCGACCCTCTGAGGGGCGGCCGCCGCGTCTGCCGCGGGCCCCGGGCTGGGCtcgggcccggcggggcggggggccaTGGCCACCCGGCGTCTCACGGACGCGTTCTTGTTGTTGCGGAACAACGCGGTGCAGAGCCGGCAGCTGCTGGCCGAGCAAGTGAGTAGTTTcggctcctccagccctctgaATTCACGTAGCATGGCTGCTGCGGTGAGTCTCCTCCCTTCATCCTTCTGTACTCGCCGCGCCCCGGGCTGCCGGGGCCgtgccctgccccgccccgctTCCCCTTTCCTCTGAACCTTCTCCTCAAACCCCCTCCCCGTCCCCCGACCTTCCTCCCCACCCTGTTGATTCCTAATTTCCCACTCCCTCACGTTAAAGGGATAGAAGAGATCTGTGTGCTGCTCGCATCTCTGTTCGCTTCGTGCAAACAAATCAGTTACAGTTCCAAAAGCTTCGTGTTAGCATTGACAGGAGGTTTTGGATGCCTCCTTGCctccaaaaagaaataaattaatgaagcAGAACTCTTCTATTCACCCCACTGTGGGCACTGTTAAATACACTGGTGTAGTTTATTCCCATTGCtaacatttctccataacttgCTCCGATGTTCATTGCCCTTTTTATTTATCCATAAACACTAATAATGCTCAAACACATCTGTGAGAGAGGGGAGTCAGTAAATTCTAGTGTAACTCCTCTGTACAGAAACTATGAAAAGTTACTGGTTCAGAGGCAGTTTCTTTAACTTTTTCTAGGTTTTGATCTAGTCAGGCTGTGATGGGCTGCttggcagctcagctctgctcaggttTTCACACTTTCTGTTTGAACTCATCATTTACTTGTCATAGCCACCAGTAAATATCTGCTGGCAGTCTCACCACTCTAAATAGCTTTAcattaatgcatttttgttAGGAAAAACAGCACTTCCTGTTGCTGTCAATGGTCTTTGTTCATTGCTAACTTTATTACACCTACGTCTAATAAGCTGTGTATTAGATTGCATTTGCAGAACAGGAAATGTCAATAgtaatttgtattttacatGTGTACTTTGGCTCTGCATTTAGtccttgttatttttttcttttttatgtcaCTTCTGTAGatccttgggttttttaaaatatcacctACAAAAGTAGTGATACATTTAGCACCTgcatcaaatatttatttccagcGTTTGTTAACATTAATTGAAGGGTTTTGCTGGGCTGCTCACTCAAGTGCAATGGAGGCTCTCAGTGACTGGAAATTGTCCATCTGTGCAGTGGGTGACAGGAGTCATTTTTGGCCCTGGTGGGCATTTCAGAGCCCTGCAGTCTCTACAAGTGAACTGTTTCAGCAAGAAGTGTGAAGCTGTCAGTGTGAGCTGTTTGTCTTCCATGGTTTCAGGTGCCTGTTGCTGCCAGAGGTGCAGGTTTCCCTTGGGTGGTgcccccaggcagagctgctgtgtgcagcagggcagggtggtAAATCCCAGCCTGCAGTACTTCAGCTTCCCTTAGTTCATCTCCAGCTTTCTCCTCGAGAAATCCTTTGCTGTGAGAACTCTGTCAAGGACTGCGTTCCTAAAGACAGTCAGACAAtcaaagcagcatctttaaCAGTAGAGTCCTGTTCCAAAAGCTTGGGCAGTCTCACAAGAGATCATCAGCTGATGCTGCTTTGTTAAACCACAAGGATTTTGTCCAATTTTAGGTGTGACTTTGTTAATCTTGGAGTGAAATATCCTTTTGCTCACACATCCCCTCCCCAGTGCAAGGACTGATGAACAGGGAAAGTGCAGATTCGTGtccttgtgtattttttcagaTCCCTGCAGGGTTAATGTTCCCtgaaagcagagcacagctcaagTGTGTACAGAAGTGACTGAAcatttgcttttgcattttgtcttttgCTGCCTGTTTGATCCTGTGAGAACTGGGGTGCTTGTCAATAAAGGTCCTACAAAAGCTCCAGTCATAATTAGACCCAGTGGATGCTGAGTGCTGCAGTCAGACTGCCCTTGCTGTCATTCTTCACTGTATTCTATTGCAGCTTTTCTGCCTGACATTTTGGTATTTAGAAACTTCACTGTGCAATTACTTTGTAAAACAAACCAAGCTCTGCACTTGATTTCTTATGTTCTTGCTGTTTACCAaggaactgaaatatttctttttaaagttggTGCATTAAGCAAAATGCTGACTTAAAATGCAATATCGTGATGTATTTATTGATTAACCATGTCTTAAAAGCCAGTTTGTTTGTTCTTGGTAAACCatcatgctttaaaaataaatcagtattttctcAACTGACCATGCCCTATATCTGTCCTatgtctctttttcccttttgtcttTTGCTGTCTCTAACTGGATGGGGCTGATGGGATCCACAAATCACTTCAGGAGCTGGATGAGGTATTGTTTTTCGCTTTTTATTCTGCCATGGTGCATCAAGCCTACATCACTGAgctaaaatattctttctttattcTGCTAGTTTATGGAATTTCATTGTAGAGGATGAAGTGTCTGTGCACAGCAGAAGGACAGGCTGCACAGAGAAAACAAGCATTTTGTGATGTTATATTGTGAACAGATAAATGTATGAACCAGTCTGACTTACTGTGCACACGTGGGATAGAGTGACTTTGCACAGTGCAGCCATTAACTGTTCTTCATGCTGCACATAAATTATGCAAACTTTATTGATCAGGAAATAAGGTCAGGGATCAAGAAACTGCTTTCTAGAAAGAGCTGCTCAGGAAGGAAGGGGGATTGTTTTTTAAGAAGGGATGGGGTAGGGAACCACAAAACTTTCCAGGCCTGATAAAGGAAAATTACGAATTTGGGAGAAACTAGGAAGGGAAGTGTTTGTATGAAAGCTTTCCTAAGTAATTAGTTAATGTTGTAAGTATCACTGATGAACATCTCCAGTACTGCCTTGGCTATTTGTGCTTAGCACAATTTAATTATCACTAACTAAGTAATTTAACCGTTTGAGTTGCACGTCAGTTTGCAAGAGTGTTTGTTCTTCAAAATAACATTGTTTGAGAACAAGCAGTTATAATAAATGTTTTTGCTGAGATTTTCCCAAATGCAGTTTCCAAACTCGCCGGGCCCGATATGAACTGTGCTGCAACATTGGCTGTGAATTGTTGTCTGATAGAAATGTACCAACATGAGAGCTACTTGAATTCTCGCTGCAATACCATCTTTCCTCCTGGAGAATTTGCTAAGAATTTATTCTAAGAGTATCTCTGAGCTTCCAGATGCTGTAGGAAGTGGGAGGGTGGAGGTCATTGCCCAGAGGGCCAAACCAGGAGACGTGATGTTTGATCACGAGCAAACACATCTCTGAGGTACATTTCTATGGGAAGGCACACATGCACTTTTTCTGATGCTCGAGGATTTGGATCTAATTAGAATCAAGCTAATTGTCTGTCTTTtgtcccctctgcagctggctGATGATCGCATGGCCCTGGTGTCGGGTATCAGCCTGGATCCCGAGGCTGCCATCGGAGTGACGAAGCGTTTGCCTCCCAAGTGGGTCGATGGGGCAGACGAGGTgagtgctgtgctctgccacaTCCAGCACACTGCTGGACCTCGTGGAGGGATTTCTTAGTGTTGTCACTCACATTCGCCCCGGTTTGTAGCACAAATAGTATTGGAAGAAAGACTCAGATAAGAATTTTAGGTAGAATTTTTGTTTGAAGCTGGTGAGGAGTCCAGTTGAATAGACCCTAAAATGGTGGGAATGAGCAGTTCAGTGTTTGAAAACAGGAAACATTAGTGTCTTCTAGCAGGAGAACTTTCCTACCTGTGCAGTCTGGATGCCTTGCAAGCTATGAAAATATTTGGACAAATGCAAGGGAATGATTCTGGAAGCATCCAATTAAAAACCTTTTCCAGTGTTTGGAGTGTGAAGCTATTCTTGactttcagaaaattattttttttaaatatacactCAGAATGCATGTTGGCTCATCAGTTTGTGTGGACAGAACCCATTGTGCAGAAAGATGCTTAGTCTCCTTTTTACTGCTATCATAATCATCcttacagatttatttttaattacttggtTGAAAGCACGGCATTTAACTTCCACTGCTGAGTTGAGCCTATTCAGTTTCTGGCAGAGTTGAAGGTGTGAcctgaattttcatttatttttttggaagtTGGCTAAATCTTCTTGCTGTGATGCTgtataattataaaaatattattccaaCTTAATGAAGCATATTTGAAAGCAGCAGTCTTGTCTAAGATTAATGAGTAGGTTTAAAAAAGGAGCAAACTCAAAGTCTGTTAAGAGTATTCAGTTTCTTAGTCAACTCTTTATGTGGCTTTTAATAATATTTGGTCTGCCTTTTATGTTACAGATATTTCTCAATGATTTTTGTCTAACATTTCTCAGAACCTTTTCCCCTGAAGCATGAATtaattccctttcttcctgttGGGCTTTCTGTTTTAGATTCAGTATGATATTGCCAGGGTTaaacagaagatgaaagaaTTAGCCAGTCTTCATGATAAACATCTAAACAGACCCACACTGGATGACAGCAGTGAAGAGGAACGGGCAATAGAAATAACAACCCAGGAGATCACACAGGTACCGAGTGCTTTGGGTCCTAAACCTCCAGTTTGGCACAGTTTTAATGCATTAGGATGAGGCAATGGTTTGCTCTGAgcaaaggatttattttgtgaTCAGTGTTGGAGCAAGCCAGAagtcctggctctgctctgaaCTTCCCAACGTGTCACTTAAACCTCCCTGTTCTTTCCCTTACCTGTTTGATTTTCTATTTGGAACAGGATTGGGAGATTAACCAAATCAAATTTAGTTACCTCAGAGAAATCTCTACCTGCAGATGTCAATTCTGAGGCTTGCAGTCCTGCTAATTATAATGAAATGTCTTTGGTCAGAGGGAGTTGTGTTACTCTGCTGCCTTGTTAGCTTGAAgttatttgtttctttatgttctgtttccatatatttttaaacattgcaaattttaaaaatacttttaaaaatgtagaaatcaaaatattagtCTTCCATGTGGCACTTTTGCAATGTGCTGTTCTATGTTTTTCTACTAACGGAATTGTTTTCTCAGTTATTCCACAGATGTCAGAGAGCAGTCCAGGTGTTGCAGAGCAGGTCCCGTACTTGTACAGAACAAGAAGCACGTGTTCTCAGGAATGTAGTGTCTTCCTTAGCACAGTCCCTTCAGGACCTCTCCACCAACTTTAGGCATGCACAGTCTGACTATCTCAAACGTAAGCATAAGAGATGTAACAGTAATGCATGGGCCCCTTCTGTGCAAAGCACTCACTGAGGTCTTGGGAAAACTGAAGCACACAGGGGTTAAGAGATGCACACAGGACTAAGCAGGGGTTAGAACTGGAGAGTTTCTGGTTCACAGCCCATGTTCAAACTGCTCTGTTCTACTTCTTTTCCTTGTTGCTGAAGAAGAAATGTCGTAGCTGAGCGTATCAACAAAACATTTCTTCCATCcacatttttcatgtgttttgcTTCTCGAATTGTGGTTTGGAAAGAGGGATCTGTTACACTGGTGAAGCAGCCACTGGTCTTCAGCCATGATAGCTGCTGCAGATGGCAGGCTGTGATAGACAGAGCTTAAGAGCTAGTctgtgagaaattaaaattctgcatCCATAAACAGATTGGAAGTGGCACcatttctgtttaaaagtaAAGTTTTGTTCCATTCTGTTTTAAGCTGAGTCAGATTATTTTAGTCTTGaaagaaacccacaaaaactttattttcaaatttaatgttGATATTTCTTCCTCCTGTGGTGTAAATGGCACAGGTGGAACTGAAGGTCAGGGTTCAGACAAGGAGTGTTCCTAAGAGACTTTGTTACGTAATTGCCTGCAGTGACCACACTTTAGGGCTCTTAACCTTCCTAAATTTTTTAACTTCATGGAACATAACAACTTAAAAATCACTGATTTAATCAGTCTTGCAAGTCTTGTTGAATTTGTTATGCTTTTGTTAAATAGTAAGCCTGACagttaaaattcaaatattgtGTTTCATATCATTTACTAcccaggttttcttttttgtgcttttctgcCTGGTGCTAGACCTTATCCTGATTATAGTGTGCTTAAATATCATGCTCAAACATAGTTTGTCTTTTACAGGTATGAAGAATAGAGAAGAAAGGTCCAAACACTTCTTTGACACCTCAGTCCCACTGATGGATGATGGGGAGGATGATACACTTTATGACAGAGTAAGTTAAGACGTTATTACACAAATTCAATATGAATTGCATTTTCTCGGATTATGAATATCTGTCAGAGTTATGAAATCTTGTTGTCCTTTTAgttatttctaatattttcctATGTTAATATTAGTTCAACATGTAGTTCTTGTATTTCAACAGGGTTTTACAGATGACCAGCTGGCGTTGGTGGAGCAAAACACACTGATGGTGGAAGAGAGGGAACGAGAAATCCGTCAGATTGTGCAATCAATCTCTGATCTCAACGAAATATTTAGGGACCTGGGAGCAATGATAGTAGAACAGGTACATTGACAGCACAGTGTTAGGAAGGAATGGGACATTCCATGTAGTGTCAAGGCTTCCAGACTCACTTTTCCTAATTTACTTCATGCTCAAGTCTCCTGTGCTTGAAATATGCCAGTTAATGAAAATAAGTGAATAATAATTCAACTAGTAATGTGTGTtagacttaaaaaaataaataccacaGAAAGCCAAATTTCTCTTGGTTATTTCTCCCAGAGATTCAGTTTATGGTAAATGTGTGAGCCAAGAGCACCTGGTCTGGGATCAAGATGATTTTTAGGGATGTGATGTGAGATGGTGACAGAGCTGCTATTAGGAACTGAGCAAGGACGTTGTTTAATAAAGTCCCAACTAGCTGTGTAAAAGTTCACTGTTGACATAGTTCATGACCTGTTTGCTGTGAGTGGTGTTAATTACTCTGCTGCTTATGATAACGTTTGCTTTATGAAGTTCATTTAGGTTCAATTTGCTGcttgttttctccattttatttaGGGAACAGTTCTAGATAGAATTGACTATAATATTGAACAGTCATGTATGAAAACTGAAGAGGGTCTAAAACAACTGCATAAGGTAAGCTGATGGAATACTTAAGCCATTTTGCATATCTAATAAGCTTTTATAATTAAATAGCTATTAAGTTATTCAGTTTTCAGTTGGACATTGTCCCTTTTAGAAATTCCCTCTGTACAGTATGAAATGTCCAGCTGTACCGTAGGAGGAGGTTTCCATACAACTTCTGTTAATGTCATGCTTGATGCCTCGAGTTAATTTCTTAAATGACTTTCTGGGCATCCAACCAATGTGCTTTGATATTTATATTGCTGACCTGGTGGGACCTGTCTGCAGTTCCCTCTCTGTTTGAAAAGCCAGGCACTTGGGAATAGGGCTGGTTGTTGGGTACCTCACTGCAGATTTTAGTTTGAAAATATTATCTTATTTATGTGAGCAGAAAGAATAATTCTTAATGTTTTCTCTTGCCATCTGACAGTTGTTAGGTGTCAGGTCCAACCTCTTGCTTTAATGTGAAGCTTTTGCTATGAACAcctgaaaagttttaaaaacgTTGATCTCAGCAGATCAgagttctgttttcattttgttttggttttattttgaaggtttttttcaattaagaacaaaatacaagctttgttttgtttagcttCTGTTAGTAGACTTTCATTTGGCTTTTGGAGAGTTTTCTCTATGTTGTGTCCTATTAATTCCCTtggaaaaaggaggagagggatgagAAAATATGGttagaagaaagaaggaatgaaGCAGAAGACTTGAGAACCAACTCGAAAATAAAGCTTTCAGTTCtaattgaaattaaatgaaaatgtacaGGTGACCAGGTACAACAAATGTGCCTATTAAGAAAGGAAGTTTGTTGTGAACTTTAATGTCCTTCAAATATGCTGCAGGAATCTTATCTCAGCAAACTGAGTTAAACACGGTTAAAGTGCACATTTACCTTCCCCGGAGCTTCTGGTGCAGATCAGAGTTCTTGTGTGGGAATTGCCTGCAATGTACATTGTATGAATTGTCAGGTTACCAAAGAACAATTTGAAACACGTGGACTTCTCTTACACTAAGCAAGAGCCTGTACTTCAGCCTTGCAGAAATCTCATTATTAactctttcctctctgttttatAGGCAGAGCAATATCAAAAGAAGAATCGGAAGATGCTcgttattttaattttgtttgttatagTAATTGTCCTTATTGTTGTTCTTATTGGTGTAAAGTCACACTAGGTTTCgcttcattttctcattttttggAGTTTCTGTGAACTTTTTGCCCAATGTGAATGGATGGACCTGCACTCCAGAAAGCAGCCTTTGAATGTACGAGCCCTTGTGGTGCAACGTCTGTGCAATGTTTCTGTAGAATTCTTCAAAGTACAAGTTTGGTGATCTGTGAGGTGTTTGTAAGGATTATATGGAAAATGTCAGGAAATTTGATGctcccccacacacacaaaaaaaggctCTCTGTGCCGAGGTATTTTGAAACACAGTActtaagaataattaaaaactgAAGTTTACCAGTGACTACAGTAATTAGTGTGTTACTGTGAACAAAAATGTGTTGTCTTCTATATTCTTATGTCATAATTGTTACAGGCTTCGAATTTAAACCACGTTACTGAGTCAATGGGACTGGATATCAAAAAGTGATCTTGCTGTAAAATTTGTTGAGACACAAATTTTTTTGATTGGATGCCCTTTCTTCCAGACTCAAAAATTCCAAAGAACTGGATAGACAGCTAAAAAGGAAAGCTTTTAGCAACCAGAACGTAATCCAACCCCTGTGATCTTAATTTAGATACTGCACCATTACTAAGAATCAGTGGTACTTGATCTTGTAAATAACAAGATGTAATCACTGGCATAATTTAACATGTttagttaattaaaaaattttCTGAGCTTGAGTAATCATGGGAATGATTTTCCTTCATTGGGATgatcatgtatttttttcatgcattatttttttagtttaaagtACAGACATTACATTAAAGCAGTGAAGTTAAGCTGAAAAAATAGAGCAGAAACTCAAAAAGAGAGTCTCTCTGGCCTGCTGCCGTGGGTCTTGGATGTTTCAAGCTGAAGCTGCTGTATAAGTTGTTTATTTTACAGTGCATTTGTCCATGTGGGTTATGTTTTGTGTATAAGTGGCTTCACTACAGTACATATTACATCCATTTTCCCTGACAGAAAATTCTCTTTCCAATGTCTGCTTGGAAGAGGACGTGTTTGTGGTCTTTTACTGACCATGAGAGATGTCATGCAAGTGACACGTTATGAGGCCTTCAgtggagaatttggggttttcactgcttttttcaGTGGAAAGCTTTGCTGTAGGCTGTACAACAGAAATTAAGGCAACCTATGAGTAAGAGAATACTCTTAATTTAATTCAGGCCTGAAGTGTTGTGCAATTGTAGAGGCCttgtcttaatatttttaatattgctttttctatgtttgggttttatttttttttccaaagggactgtaacttcctttttctttttttttttttgactgataTAAGTTCTCCCCATAGACCTGCAGAGATgctctgctccaagccccagaaGTGCAGTTTCAAAACACTGTGATACTGAAATTGCATCTGTCGCCTGCCCCGAGTTTCTTTACTCTGTGCTAAAGAGGACTTGAGACGTGGCTTTAAACTGACCATTTTCAGGGATGGACCTGAAAGCAAAGACTGCAAAAAAGCCTTGGCTTTTTGTGGGGCTTCTGAAAAGCTTTGTACCACTCTTGTTACCTCTAGAGAAAGGGGATGTTGAACCACCAAAACTGCCAGTTCAAACTCTTCGTTGAATTCATGAAGTAAATTGGTGAAAGGAAGAATGAGGCTTGTGTTGGGTGTGCAGCTCCCCTGTTCTGGTGATAGATCTTTCAATGATCGTGAGTAAAACTactgtctccctgtgctgtctgCATCACTTGGTGTGAAGCAGCAAATTGCTATAATTTAATATACTGTATTTGCATCTTTCTCTCTAACATGAGATCGtgttatttatttctgtcttgaCCGGTGCTTTTGACATTTTATCATGGCAGATGGTTTCAAAGAAGTAATAAAACACTTCCAACCTAATTGGgcaattattctttttttttttttttttttaacttaaattaTAAACTGAAACATACTTTTGTGATGTTAACATGTTTCTGTTCTTCATAATAAATGAAGGTGGCAGTGATGTgaagtatcttttttttaaaaaagtaactTTCTGTAGCACAATGTAATTTGCATTGTCACGAGTTATTTCCCATGAGTTATGCCCACTGTCTACCCATTTTCTACCCAAATTATGTTAtgaggaaatgcatttttaatgaggTTAAACTCAGATGTCAACTTGATGTAACTTGAGCTGGAATTTATTGAAGCTTGATTCTCTTGTGGAAGAAGACTCGGGACAGGCTGGATTCTAAATCATTGCTGGTGTGTGGCTTATTCTGAGTCAGTCTGAATAACTGTCAGCAGTTCACTCAAACCTGATGCTTTGTGGGAGTATCCCCACAAAAGGGGATCTGTCTGTGCCTTTGGGCAGTGAAAGCCCAGaaaagccacagcagctgctgcctcctcaggtattccaggagctgcctgagccTCCTGCCTTCGcttctgcccagccctggagatCTCTGCgtgctgctgcaggcaaagcTGGGACTCTCTCTCAGCTGGGGCTTCTTCACGGCTGCTGGATTCTTCTCAGCCTGTATGGAAGCTCAAATTCCTTACAAAAGAACGGAACAGCATTGCTAAAGCATCTCCCAAGGATTTGTGTCTCCTCACCTGGTGGGAAGGACCTGTAAAGCTGTTGGCTTGTACACAGTTTCTCCATTAAAATGCATGTGAGCGTGCAAAAAATGAGCTGCAACTTgttaacagaaattaattatatGCTGAAAGGGCAGTATTAAAAAGCACTGCaatagcaaatttttttttttacttcaagtTTTCTCTAGAAACTGAAAAGTAATGTGGAAGAATTGGTTTTTTGCTTGCTGATTTTTTGGAATGTGCTAAAAATTGGAATATCTATACTTAATGTGTTCACTGCCTCGATTGCATTGATTTAAGGTGTGCTTTTATGAACCACCACACAAAGGAATCTTAACTTTTGATTAAGTGTTTGGAAACTCTGCTTCTGGTACAGCCTTGCAAAATTTAACTTCCTGGATAGGTGACAGTGAAACCGattttgttggaaaaaaatatgcttactatttaaaaaaacccaaaccaaacagccGCCTTAAACTAAACTCattaaaacaaggaattcattatAATTTTGCATATTAATTATGATGGATTGTGTAAGATTATATTTTACTGGCTTAATTCCACTAATACTTGTCGAGGATCAATAATTGGAAGCCAGGTCcttgctgcagcttctgctgaagCTCAGGCTAATAGAAACGTttgcagctgctggtggtgggaCATTCACAGGGAGTTTCTGTAGATAAAATTGATTTCCTCAGCCCATTTCCTTCACAAGGACCCTCCTCAGCCGCCCTTAACTGCAACAAAAGGATTGTGGGTTAGGTGAGTGTTTCCtactgttttatttgttttccagatGCTGTGGGTTCAGGGAATGTGCTGGTTTTGGACTCTTAGAGCAGCAGGAACAAGCAGGTTTTGAACTCAATGACTGGGAGCTTACTGCCTGGAGAAATCTTTGGAATGTCCCAATCCTGAAGTAATTGCTGTGTGTTCTCCCACTCCCACGCTGATCTTACATATTGGGATAACAGTGGACCCCTGAGCAGTGTGTTTTCTGTGGCTCAGGAAAGAGACTCGTTAAAGTTGGAGCCTGTATATTGAGTTACTGTCCTGTCTGTGAGGATGCACGATCGACCTCTGCAACAGATGTTCCtacaacttttattttcaataaagtTTCTGTGATGTCCCTTCAAAGACCTTACTCTAaggaagggggtttttttggtttgggtttttttttggtttttttttttgttttttttccccagggttcagactgggtttgggtgttttttgtttttgtttttaggtGTATTTCCATTATATGCATCAGAATTCACTTTCCCCGCATAGGTGGAGATAGCACAGACCTTCCCGGCTTTCCTGGCTGCAGATCAATGAGCATCAGCTCCCCCACggaatggtcacagcaccaagcctgtcCGAGCTCCAGCAGCGTTCGGACAGCGcctcagggccaggctgggattgtCGGGATGTCTGCGCAGggcaggagttggactcgatctCTGTGGGGTCCTTCCAAATCAGCACATTCTGATAATTACCCCCTGGCCAAACATTAAACAGGAGTCGCTTGGCAACTACAAAAAGATCAGAATGAACACCTTCTTGTCTTCCAGCCCACCGTGTAAGTGCACTCTGAGAGCAGAGCCGCGGACAGCCCCGCTCGCTCAGCGCCGTGCccacagcctgccctggccGTGCCCGGCGCTCCCGCGGCACCGGCGCGTCCCCGCCCCGCcgagccggggccgggcccggggcggggcggcgcggccgggccgggcaggaaGATGGCGAACGTGCAGCTGGAGTTCCAGGCCAACGCGGGCGAGGGGGACCCGCAGAGCCGCCCGCTGCTcgtgctggggcagctgcacAACCTGCACCGCCTGCCCTGGGCGCAGCTCCGGGGGAAGCTGCAGCCGCGGGTCACCGAGGAGGTGAGGCCGCGCCGCGGGTCCGCGCCCCCTCAGAGCCCGGCAGCGCCCGCGGGGCCCCCGCGCCGCGTGtccgcccggcccggcggccTCGTGGTGCGGCCACGGccccggccccgacccgcgggggctgcgcggccccgggcccggccctgAGCGCCGCTGTGCCCCGGGAACCACccccccccgggccgggccgggccgagcctGTTGCTGCGGCGAGGCCGCCCGGGCAGCCGCTCCCGCAGCCCTTGTGCCCACCCGGGCGGGGGAAAGGCGCTTTGCCCTCtctgaggggacaggggacggcTGCAGTGAGCGCTGagagccccctccccgcccgcaGCGGCTGCGGTGGGAGCTG includes:
- the STX16 gene encoding syntaxin-16 isoform X2, which codes for MATRRLTDAFLLLRNNAVQSRQLLAEQLADDRMALVSGISLDPEAAIGVTKRLPPKWVDGADEIQYDIARVKQKMKELASLHDKHLNRPTLDDSSEEERAIEITTQEITQLFHRCQRAVQVLQSRSRTCTEQEARVLRNVVSSLAQSLQDLSTNFRHAQSDYLKRMKNREERSKHFFDTSVPLMDDGEDDTLYDRGFTDDQLALVEQNTLMVEEREREIRQIVQSISDLNEIFRDLGAMIVEQGTVLDRIDYNIEQSCMKTEEGLKQLHKAEQYQKKNRKMLVILILFVIVIVLIVVLIGVKSH
- the STX16 gene encoding syntaxin-16 isoform X1, whose protein sequence is MATRRLTDAFLLLRNNAVQSRQLLAEQVSSFGSSSPLNSRSMAAALADDRMALVSGISLDPEAAIGVTKRLPPKWVDGADEIQYDIARVKQKMKELASLHDKHLNRPTLDDSSEEERAIEITTQEITQLFHRCQRAVQVLQSRSRTCTEQEARVLRNVVSSLAQSLQDLSTNFRHAQSDYLKRMKNREERSKHFFDTSVPLMDDGEDDTLYDRGFTDDQLALVEQNTLMVEEREREIRQIVQSISDLNEIFRDLGAMIVEQGTVLDRIDYNIEQSCMKTEEGLKQLHKAEQYQKKNRKMLVILILFVIVIVLIVVLIGVKSH
- the STX16 gene encoding syntaxin-16 isoform X3, which encodes MALVSGISLDPEAAIGVTKRLPPKWVDGADEIQYDIARVKQKMKELASLHDKHLNRPTLDDSSEEERAIEITTQEITQLFHRCQRAVQVLQSRSRTCTEQEARVLRNVVSSLAQSLQDLSTNFRHAQSDYLKRMKNREERSKHFFDTSVPLMDDGEDDTLYDRGFTDDQLALVEQNTLMVEEREREIRQIVQSISDLNEIFRDLGAMIVEQGTVLDRIDYNIEQSCMKTEEGLKQLHKAEQYQKKNRKMLVILILFVIVIVLIVVLIGVKSH